One Agrobacterium vaccinii DNA window includes the following coding sequences:
- a CDS encoding DUF930 domain-containing protein codes for MEIIPSAPAALQPVRRSPIANHVPAQPAPSATSPLPGNEPITEPAASFKTPPQNVLNKDNKTNFVKPTRVLSEDVLADRRSTQAREALKQLAPTDQIEQLCNLEAMAQVGAWSKELKPDRVVAYAMADPKLSGSAFVAEGAAIHSERDWYRLQFKCQLAIYKTKVAAFEFLLGDSIPREIWGEHNLPDEDGASD; via the coding sequence GTGGAAATCATCCCGTCAGCCCCTGCCGCGCTCCAGCCAGTGAGGCGGTCTCCAATTGCAAATCACGTCCCAGCTCAGCCTGCCCCATCCGCGACGTCTCCGTTACCCGGCAACGAACCCATTACCGAGCCAGCGGCAAGCTTTAAGACACCGCCTCAGAATGTCCTGAATAAAGACAACAAAACGAATTTTGTGAAGCCAACACGAGTGCTCTCGGAAGATGTTCTCGCGGACCGCCGAAGCACACAGGCGCGAGAGGCGCTGAAACAGCTTGCGCCGACAGATCAGATTGAACAGCTTTGCAATCTGGAAGCCATGGCGCAAGTCGGCGCGTGGAGCAAGGAACTGAAGCCAGACCGGGTCGTGGCCTATGCCATGGCCGATCCTAAATTGTCAGGTAGCGCTTTCGTCGCCGAGGGAGCGGCCATTCACAGCGAGCGCGACTGGTATCGTCTTCAATTCAAATGCCAACTGGCCATATATAAAACGAAAGTCGCTGCGTTTGAATTTCTGCTGGGAGACTCGATACCAAGAGAAATCTGGGGCGAACATAATCTGCCGGATGAAGATGGAGCGTCTGATTGA
- a CDS encoding carbon-nitrogen hydrolase family protein: MKIAAAQSIVTKDVAENGRIIRSLIHQAADQGARLVNFCEGALSGYAKAQITSPEDWQNFDWNAHAAELEAIAKTCKDKGTFAVIGSASPLPSPHPPRNSQYIINDHGQMIARYDKQYLSNSELDGWFTPGKHPITFEVDGYRFGCLTCIEVQFPELFMEYESLDVDAILFSSYGIGNFFQIALRAHAGFNCVWISGATPAQKAPQGPAGILGPDGKVIAACTVEPSNQLAFAKLDRKDAHYDGPLNKARPWRRAARQGTIYAEKQIDAD, encoded by the coding sequence ATGAAAATTGCCGCAGCACAGAGCATCGTAACAAAAGACGTCGCCGAAAACGGCCGGATTATACGCTCGCTCATTCATCAGGCAGCAGATCAAGGTGCCCGCCTCGTCAACTTCTGTGAGGGTGCACTATCGGGCTATGCGAAGGCACAAATTACCTCTCCCGAAGACTGGCAAAACTTCGATTGGAATGCACATGCCGCCGAACTCGAAGCCATTGCTAAAACATGCAAGGACAAAGGCACATTTGCAGTGATCGGATCAGCATCTCCGCTGCCCTCGCCTCACCCGCCGCGCAACAGCCAATACATCATCAATGATCACGGCCAGATGATTGCGCGATACGACAAGCAATATCTCTCAAATTCCGAACTTGATGGCTGGTTCACACCGGGAAAACATCCGATCACCTTCGAAGTCGATGGCTACCGCTTTGGTTGCCTAACGTGCATCGAAGTGCAGTTTCCAGAATTGTTCATGGAATACGAAAGTCTCGATGTCGATGCGATTCTGTTTTCATCCTACGGAATTGGAAACTTTTTTCAGATCGCACTACGCGCCCATGCCGGTTTCAATTGCGTCTGGATCAGCGGCGCAACACCCGCGCAAAAGGCACCCCAAGGCCCTGCGGGAATTTTAGGGCCAGACGGAAAAGTCATCGCAGCCTGCACAGTGGAGCCAAGCAATCAATTGGCTTTTGCAAAGCTTGATAGAAAAGACGCCCATTATGACGGGCCCCTTAACAAAGCTCGCCCATGGCGAAGAGCCGCAAGGCAGGGAACGATTTACGCGGAAAAGCAGATCGATGCAGATTGA
- the rplQ gene encoding 50S ribosomal protein L17 produces MRHGNSGRKLNRTASHRKAMFANMAASLITHEQIVTTLPKAKEIRPIVERLVTLGKRGDLHARRQAVSQIKDQDAVRKLFDAIAERYATRNGGYLRIMKAGYRQGDNAAMAVVEFVERDVDAKGKADKARVAAEAAEAEAA; encoded by the coding sequence ATGCGCCACGGAAATTCAGGCCGCAAGCTCAATAGAACCGCCAGCCACCGCAAGGCAATGTTTGCGAACATGGCTGCTTCGCTCATCACCCATGAGCAGATCGTAACGACGCTGCCAAAGGCGAAGGAAATTCGCCCGATCGTCGAACGTCTCGTAACGCTCGGCAAGCGCGGCGACCTGCACGCTCGTCGTCAGGCCGTGTCCCAGATCAAGGATCAGGATGCAGTTCGCAAGCTGTTCGATGCCATCGCTGAACGTTACGCCACCCGTAACGGCGGCTACCTGCGCATCATGAAGGCTGGCTACCGTCAGGGCGACAACGCTGCCATGGCTGTTGTCGAGTTCGTAGAACGCGACGTAGACGCCAAGGGCAAGGCCGACAAGGCTCGCGTTGCTGCAGAAGCTGCTGAAGCCGAAGCTGCATAA